The following are encoded in a window of Oncorhynchus masou masou isolate Uvic2021 chromosome 17, UVic_Omas_1.1, whole genome shotgun sequence genomic DNA:
- the LOC135559090 gene encoding E3 ubiquitin-protein ligase RNF114-like, with product MLLLFTTRQRREEMAMLGSFSSAQQNKNVSGGDRDGTEFVCPVCLEIFDSPVTTQCGHTFCQSCLQECLRPQKPVCAVCRAPLGHWAKATDLEALIHTSMAACKGCGAQVGLSQMRGHTAACSKYQEYIEEGVRTTAQTQPNIIGPMPNRFTFSCPYCNYQNLDQDGLVEHCTSQHARDTRHVVCPICASMPWGDPNYRSADFFQHLKIRHTFSYDTFVDYSTDEHTMIQEALQRSLMEN from the exons ATGCTCCTCCTTTTCACCACCcgacagagaagagaagaaatgGCGATGCTAGGGTCTTTTAGCTCCGCACAGCAGAATAAAAATGTTTCTGGGGGCGACAGGGACGGGACAGAGTTCGTATGTCCGGTTTGTCTCGAGATTTTCGATAGCCCTGTTACAACACAATGTGGACATAC gTTTTGTCAAAGTTGTCTGCAGGAGTGCCTGCGGCCCCAGAAGCCAGTGTGTGCCGTGTGTAGGGCACCATTGGGCCACTGGGCCAAAGCCACTGACCTAGAGGCCCTCATACACACCTCAATGGCGGCCTGCAAGGGCTGTGGagcacag GTGGGTCTATCCCAGATGAGAGGCCACACGGCAGCATGCTCCAAGTACCAGGAGTATATTGAGGAGGGGGTCAGGACCACTGCCCAGACCCAGCCTAACATTATTGG cCCTATGCCGAACCGCTTCACTTTCTCATgcccctactgtaactaccagaACCTGGACCAGGACGGCCTGGTGGAGCACTGCACTTCCCAGCATGCCCGGGACACGCGCCACGTG GTGTGTCCTATCTGTGCCTCTATGCCTTGGGGGGACCCCAACTACAGAAGCGCTGACTTCTTCCAGCACCTAAAGATTAGACACACCTTCTCTTATGACACCTTTGTG GACTACTCCACAGACGAACACACTATGATCCAGGAGGCTCTACAACGCTCCCTCATGGAGAACTGA